CTACTTATGGGGAATCCTAATGTAGGAAAAAGTGTTATTTTTTCTAAGTTAACAGGAATGAATGTTATTTCTGCTAATTATACTGGAACAACGGTTACATTTACAAAAGGTGATTTTACATATAAAAATGAGAAAATAAGTCTTATTGATGTCCCAGGAACATATACTCTTGAAGCAACCTCACCAGCTGAAGAAGTGGCTGTTGATATGTTAAAACAAGGGGCTGGGGCTATTATTTGTGTTCTTGATGCTACAAATCTAGAAAGAAATTTAAATCTAGCCTTTCAGTTAAAAGAGTATAATATGCCAATAGTGTATTCTCTTAACTTAATGGACGTGGCTGAAAGACAGGGAATAACAATTGATATTGACGGGTTATCTAAAGCCTTAGGGGCGCCTGTTATTGAGACGGTTGCAACCCATAATAAAGGTCTAAAAAAAGTTTTAGATGAGGCGGTTAAAGCCTTTAAAGCACAAGAAGAGATTCAGATTGAGGTTTTATCAAAAGAAGAACGATGGAAAAAAGTTGGAGAGATTTGTGAAAAAGTTCAAACCATTGAATATCGTGAGCCGAAATTTATTGACAAATTAGGGGATTGGACAATGCAACCTTTTCCTGGTATTCCTATTGCTATAGTTGTTTTAGCATTAGTATTAGGAATAGTAGTAGGTGGGGGTAAAGCATTAAGATCTTTGGTCTTACTTCCAATCATAAATGAAGGTATTGTTCCTATAATTACTGATTTAGTAAGTCGAATTATTCCTGAAGGTGTATTTTTAAAGTTATTAGTAGGAGATTTTGGTGTTTTAGTAAAAGGTATTGAATGGCCTTTTGCTCTTATATTGCCTTATGTACTTTTGTTTTACATAGTACTTTCCTTTTTAGAGGATAGTGGGTATTTACCAAGACTTGGCGTATTGGTAGATGGTATTTTAAGAAAGTTAGGATTGCCTGGGGGTAATATTGTACCCTTTATTATGGGTTATGGATGTGCTGTCCCAGCTATATTAGGTACAAGAGCGTCTTCAAGCTATAAAGAGCGATTGATATTAACATCTTTAGTGTCTTTAGCAGTTCCTTGTACGGCACAAACAGGGGCATTTTTCTCCCTATTAGGTGATAGGTCGGTTTTTGTTTTAATTTTTGTATATATGATTTCTTTTGTTGCAATTGTAGTAGTGGGTGTAGCCCTTAATAAGATGCTACCAGGAAAAAGTGCGCCTATGCTACTTGAGATTCCAAACTTATTAATGCCAAGTAAAGGAACACTTTTTAAAAAAATATGGATTAGATTAAAACACTTTTTAGTGGAAGCAGAAGTGCCTATGATGATAGGGATCCTTCTAGCAGCATTAATTTTTGAGACCGGATTTATAAATGTGATTGGTACGGCATTAGAACCATTAGTGGTTGGATGGTTAGGGTTGCCAAAAGAAGCAAGTATCTCATTGTTGCTTGGAATTATACGAAGAGAATTAGCTGTTATGCCTCTTTTAGATATGGACTTATCTATTATTCAAGTTATGGTTGGCTCAGTAGTGGCATTATTCTATATTCCTTGTTTGTCTGTTTTTATAGTGTTAGTAAAAGAATTCAAATTAAAAGTAGCATTAATACTTTCAGGAACAACAATTGCTTTTGCCTTATTCTTTGGAGGAATAGTAAATCAGGTTGCAACTTTTATAAGTAACTTATTCTAGGCAGGTGAGAAGAATGAATGTCATTGGATATATTACAAAGAAAATAGAGGGTTTTGTATCAAGAAATTGCATTGGAATGTGTTGGGTTGAGAAATATTATGCTCAACTGGTTAAAAATGAAATAAGCCTAGGGGATATTACCGCTGAAGACAGAGTAATGTGTATCGGTGGTGGACCTGTTCCTTGTACGGCAATAGGAATTGCAAGGGAAACAGGTGCAAAAGTAGCTGTAGTTGATAATGATCCAATGGCTGTAAAACTGGCATCAGAATTAATTAAAAGGTTAAATTTAAAAGATAGAATTGAAGTCATTGAAGCCAATGGACAAAATTTAATGCCTAATGAATTTACCGTTATACATATTGCAAAACAAGTATGCCCAAGAGAAGAAGTCTTAAAATATATGTGGAACAATGTTTCAGAAGGAACAAGGATTTTAGTAAGAAATCCTCAAAAGGGTCTTAAGTTCTTATATGAAAATAGATGCAGTAGAAAAATTAAAAATGAAAAAGCAGATGAATTTTTAACGGAAGAAGAAATGATAAATGGAACATTGCTGTTTGTTAGATAGATAATACCTTTGTTGAAAGGGCGTATATAATGAAAAAAATGAAAAAGAGGATGCTTTCAATAATAGGAATAATATTAGTAAGTAGCTTATTATTTTTATCAGATTTAGAGGTTGTTTGGCAAACAATATTAGGTATTGGTATAAAACATATTATTATTTTATGTTTAATGCAAATAGTAACCATATTCCTGTTAAATCTTCAGTGGTATACAATTAGTAAGAGACTAAATGTCATTATAAGTTTTAAGGATATTTTTGACATTAATATGACGGGAACTTTTGTAGAATGTATTACCCCTGCAGTAAAAGCGGGAGGGGAATTGACAAAAGTTATAATGTTTAGTTCAAAGTTTGGCATATCTAAAGGGTGTTCTTCTGCAATTGTAGGTATTCAAAAGATTGTAAGTTTAACAAGTTTTGTACTTTTAAATTTCATAAGTTTGTTTTTATTTTTAACAGTGTATAATGCTAATGTTAATATCAGTATAATTTTATTAAGTCTAATATTTATTATTGTAATGAGTGGAAGTCTATTTATATTGGTTTTTAAAAACAATAAGGTAGAATCATTAATATGTAAATTACCTTTTGTAAAAAACAAAGAAAAAGTTATAGGATTTTTCACCCAGTTTAGAGAATCCATAAGAACTATTAAAAAGAGAAATAGTTTTTTTATGACACAATTCATCCTTTCTATGATTATATGGATGTTTTTTGCCATAAAGGCTTTTTATATTATTAGAATGATTAACTTAGATGTGAGTTTTATAGTAGTTTCTATGATTACATATATAACCTATATGATCGGCATGTTACCTTTACTGCCTGGCGGGCTAGGGACCTTTGAAGGAAGTTTAATTATGTTACTTACACCTTTTGGAGCTTCATTAGATCAAGGTATTACAGTGGCATTAGTTTTAAGATTTGTTACTTTTTGGTTTGTGTTTCTACTTAGTGGGGCTTACTTAGGAAGTAAAGCGCTATTGAAGAAGAGAATTAAGGGGAAACTTCAATGCAATTAAAAAAATCAATACCTAATATCATTACATTATTCAATATATGTTTAGGTCTATTTGCTATAATGACAGTTATTTGTGAAGTTACAAATCATAAATATATAATTGCATCCACATTAATTTGTGTAGCTGCTATAGGTGATTATTTAGATGGTAAGTTAGCTAGAATTTTAAGTGCTGAAAGTGATTTAGGAAAACAATTGGATTCATTGTCTGATTTAATTTCTTTTGGAGTTGCACCCATTATTATAGCGTTTAAGTTAAATATGTATGAAATGAGATATATGGCATTTGCTATTTTATCTTTATTTGTTTTAGCGGGAGCCTATAGATTAGCTAGATATAATATTTCCAATTTTGATGGTTGCTTTAGGGGTCTTCCAATAACCGTTGCAGGTGTTTTGATTTGCATATTTAATATAATTAATTGGTATTCTATGGAAATAGGTAGTTACACCATTTATAACAATTATATTACAAGTGTTATTATTATTATTTTGTCTTATTTAATGGTCTCAAAAATTCCATTTAAAAAAATTTAATAAATACTTCTTGATTCTATACCTATTTGTATTATAAAATAGCCTTAGATGTATTTCCGATAAATGTTATTAGGATTTATCATAAAAATAAGTATAGTTAAAAGGAGAAAAGACGATGATTTTTAGTAATTTAAAAACTTGGGACAATGAAAAAAGCGCTTATTCAGAAACAATTAGAAAAGCGGTAGCTTTTTTACAAGAAAAAGACTGTTCAAAATTAGAAGAAGGCAAACATGTAATCGATGGTGATAAAATATTTGCTAACGTAATGGATAAAGTTACGGAAAGCAAAGAAAAAAGAGCACCAGAAGCACACATAAAATATATTGATATCCAATATGTTGAGTCAGGTATTGAAGTAATAGGCTTTGCAAAAATGAGTGATGAATTAGTAGTGGCCGAGGACAGTTTAGAAGCAAAAGACCTTATCAAATACACAAATGAAGTGCCTAATGAAGTAGATTTAAAATTATTACCAGGAGACTTCGGAATCTTTTTCCCAGATGATGTTCATAGACCACTTTGTGCATTTGATGGACCAGCTAATGTGAGAAAAGTTGTCATTAAAGTTGCAGTCGACGCATTATAAGTTTAAAATATGTTATAAGTACAAAGCTATTAAAAAGCACATTTATGTGCTTTTTTTATGTATTAAAATATGATCTACAAATATATTCTATTTATTGATGACTGAACTTACATTTATACTCTTGCCACCACCCCATCTATGCCAATATTTATTGGAGAGTATAGTACAAAGGAGAATGGAGAGTTGGCTAATAATGTTATTGTTTTGAATACAATTATTACGATTATCATTTGCATAATATTCGTGTTGTTTGTGGGTAGTGTCTAAAATACTATAAAGTCAGTGCGTATATCCCATAATCCAATTAAGTAATTTGACTTACTTAAAAGAGTTTTTGTCGAAAAAAATTGACTGTTGTTTGAACTCTATGATATAATGCCATTTGGTTTGGTGTTGAAGCAAGTTTATTAAGAGCTGAAAGTGGAACATTGTATCTTATCTTTCTTAGTAATCTTGTTTTTTTGTATAAGGAGGAAAAATGTTAATATCAAAATTCAAATTCAAAAATTTAAGTATTGGTTTAAAATATGGGATAACAGTAACAGTAATTATTGTATTATTTATGTTATCTTCTGTACTAGTTAATTCTTATTTAATGAGAATAAATAGGGAAGTTAAAGAATTAAATATTATTAATGACCATACATTGGCATTAAATGCGTTGGATAAAATTACAAAAGATAAAAACATAAAGATAGCGGATTATATCGATTACAAAGATGAAGAATTGGTAGTTGAATATGATGGCCTAATAACATTATTTCAATATACATATAATAATCTGATTATAGGTATAGAAGACGAAGAAATATTAGATTTGTTAAATCAAATCTATGAAACCAATAGTCAGATGGATGATGTATTTAAGAATCGGATTTTAACACAGGTTAGAATAGGTAATATGGATAGCGCTAGGTCTCGTAGATCCATAGTTGTCAATATACAGTATATAATAGGCAATAGATTATTAGAAATACAAGACTTGATGGAAAGCCTGAGAGAGGTTTCAATTAGGGATGTTGATACAGCCATTAGAGACACGAGAGTAACATTGATCATATCCATTATAGTAGGTGCAATTTTAAGTATTTTTATTCTTCTACTTGTTAGTTTAAAAATAAAATCATATTTTAATAAGTTAATAGTATTAAATGAAGAAATAGCAAAAGGGAATTTGACAAGTGAAGATATTAATTATAATGGTACTGATGAAATAGGAAAATTATCAAGGGCAACAATGGAGATGGTGAATAATATAAAAGGCATTATCAAAGATGTTATGGCATCATCCTCGAATATGAACAATAGTAGTGTAGAACTTACCAATTTAGCTAAGGAAGTAAAAGAAGTTAATGAGCAAATATCTGCTACTATGGAAGAAATGTCCGTTGGGGCAGAGGAGCAAGCTAATGCTGGAACAAAAGTATTGTATTCAGTTGAAAGGTTGAATCATTTAATTAATGATTCTAATGACAAAGGCAAAAAGTTAAATGAATCAACAAATGAAGCCATGTCAATTGCAAAAGCAGGAGAAGCTAATATGCTAGACTCTATTCAAAAAATGGATAGGATCAGTAAGATGGTTAAAGAGTTAGGTCATAAAATTAAAAATCTAGATGATAAATCTAAAAATATTTATAAATTAGTAGAAGTTATTAACTCAATTGCAGAGGAAACCAATTTACTTGCTTTAAATGCGGCAATAGAAGCAGCAAGAGCAGGTGAAGCTGGAAGGGGCTTTGCTGTTGTAGCAGATGAAATAAGAAAATTAGCGGAACAATCAGGTAAATCTGTATTAGAAATTACCCGCATTGTGGATGAGGTTCAATCAGATTCTAAGGAAATGACAAACGCCTTAGAAGAAGGTTATACAGTTATAGAAGATGGAAGCAATCAAATAAAAATTACAGAAGAAAGCTTTGAAGCCATCCATTCAGTAATACTTTTAATGGTAGATGAGATAAAAGAAGTAGTAAATAGTTTTTCTATTATAAAAGACAATAGTGTAGAAATAGAAAATTCAATAGAGCATATTGCTAGTATATCACAGGAAAATTCAGCGGCTATAGAAGAAACTTGTGCATCAATAGAGCAACAAGAGAATTCAATGGGGATTGTATTAGATAAATCAAAAGATCTTTTATATTTAGCAGAAAAGCTGAATAATATTATTAAAACATTTAGAGTTTAGTGTTCTAGAAACTCACATTTTAAGAAAAAGCTTAGAAGCATTGCTTCTAAGCTTTTTTAAATAACTTGTTCAATAGTATTTATCAAATCAGAGTATTCATAAGGTAAGTTAAAAGTATGAATAGGTCCATTGTAAACCAATTCCATATTACTTATGTCCATTAAATCCGTGGTTTTAATAAGAGCTGGAATTTTTTCGGATTTATAAATATTAGAGTTAATAAGTACTTCTGAAACAAATTGAGTGCAAAAATAGTAATTCTTTCGAATAACTGGTCTATTTAATAATACGCCAAACAACCCTAAAAAATTATATTTAAAATTCTTTTTGTTTTCACAAAAATAAGAAACTTCTCTTTGTAAATCAAGATACTGTTCTCTTGTTACCCTTATTTTATAAATCATACATTCACAATAGGTTGATTTTTGATAAACGCCATCGTATAAGTTTTCAATTGCAAAACCACCTGTAAAAGGTTTATCAGGATGTATTCTACCAAAAGAGTACATTACTTTAAATGAGTTATCAAAACTTAGTGAAGTATGGACAAACTTAGTTTTAGAAAAAAACGAAATACCTCTTGACAACCAAGTGCCTGTTTTTGAAAAAACCAAGTAAATATAATTATCGTTCATTAAATTATCCCCTTTATAAGAAAGATTAGTAAAATAAAGTCAGTTATAATAATTACATTTTACCGAAAATTTCTTTATATAATGTTACACTGAAAAATAAAAATCCCTCATAAAAACATTATATAACAAATTTATTAATAAGTCATTTAAAAATTATGAAAAATAACTAGAAATATTTTTCAGATTTACCTTTGGTAGTTCATTATTACAAGATATTAGTAGGTGAGAAAGAAAAGTATAAAACAAACTGGAGAATGTTTGGTTGCTAGATTGTAGGGGGAATAGATTGGTGGTATAATCCGAATTAGATTCAAAAATAAAATTATAGAAAAGGAAGCGAATAAAAAATGGAATCTCAGTCCTTAACAACGGAAGAAATTGCAGCTTACACAATTAAAACAGGAATTAAAAAGGTTAACAGGACAACGAGGCAACAATTTTTGCTAGCAATTCTAGCAGGTGCTTTTGTTTCTCTAGGAGCAATTGCAAGTAATACTGCCGTACACGATATAAGTAGTGTGGGCATGGCTAAAGTAATATCAGGTTTAGTT
This DNA window, taken from Natranaerovirga pectinivora, encodes the following:
- a CDS encoding ferrous iron transporter B, whose product is MKKCHQIEEKNVDSKNAILLMGNPNVGKSVIFSKLTGMNVISANYTGTTVTFTKGDFTYKNEKISLIDVPGTYTLEATSPAEEVAVDMLKQGAGAIICVLDATNLERNLNLAFQLKEYNMPIVYSLNLMDVAERQGITIDIDGLSKALGAPVIETVATHNKGLKKVLDEAVKAFKAQEEIQIEVLSKEERWKKVGEICEKVQTIEYREPKFIDKLGDWTMQPFPGIPIAIVVLALVLGIVVGGGKALRSLVLLPIINEGIVPIITDLVSRIIPEGVFLKLLVGDFGVLVKGIEWPFALILPYVLLFYIVLSFLEDSGYLPRLGVLVDGILRKLGLPGGNIVPFIMGYGCAVPAILGTRASSSYKERLILTSLVSLAVPCTAQTGAFFSLLGDRSVFVLIFVYMISFVAIVVVGVALNKMLPGKSAPMLLEIPNLLMPSKGTLFKKIWIRLKHFLVEAEVPMMIGILLAALIFETGFINVIGTALEPLVVGWLGLPKEASISLLLGIIRRELAVMPLLDMDLSIIQVMVGSVVALFYIPCLSVFIVLVKEFKLKVALILSGTTIAFALFFGGIVNQVATFISNLF
- a CDS encoding lysylphosphatidylglycerol synthase transmembrane domain-containing protein, translating into MKKMKKRMLSIIGIILVSSLLFLSDLEVVWQTILGIGIKHIIILCLMQIVTIFLLNLQWYTISKRLNVIISFKDIFDINMTGTFVECITPAVKAGGELTKVIMFSSKFGISKGCSSAIVGIQKIVSLTSFVLLNFISLFLFLTVYNANVNISIILLSLIFIIVMSGSLFILVFKNNKVESLICKLPFVKNKEKVIGFFTQFRESIRTIKKRNSFFMTQFILSMIIWMFFAIKAFYIIRMINLDVSFIVVSMITYITYMIGMLPLLPGGLGTFEGSLIMLLTPFGASLDQGITVALVLRFVTFWFVFLLSGAYLGSKALLKKRIKGKLQCN
- a CDS encoding nicotianamine synthase family protein, which codes for MNVIGYITKKIEGFVSRNCIGMCWVEKYYAQLVKNEISLGDITAEDRVMCIGGGPVPCTAIGIARETGAKVAVVDNDPMAVKLASELIKRLNLKDRIEVIEANGQNLMPNEFTVIHIAKQVCPREEVLKYMWNNVSEGTRILVRNPQKGLKFLYENRCSRKIKNEKADEFLTEEEMINGTLLFVR
- a CDS encoding methyl-accepting chemotaxis protein, which encodes MLISKFKFKNLSIGLKYGITVTVIIVLFMLSSVLVNSYLMRINREVKELNIINDHTLALNALDKITKDKNIKIADYIDYKDEELVVEYDGLITLFQYTYNNLIIGIEDEEILDLLNQIYETNSQMDDVFKNRILTQVRIGNMDSARSRRSIVVNIQYIIGNRLLEIQDLMESLREVSIRDVDTAIRDTRVTLIISIIVGAILSIFILLLVSLKIKSYFNKLIVLNEEIAKGNLTSEDINYNGTDEIGKLSRATMEMVNNIKGIIKDVMASSSNMNNSSVELTNLAKEVKEVNEQISATMEEMSVGAEEQANAGTKVLYSVERLNHLINDSNDKGKKLNESTNEAMSIAKAGEANMLDSIQKMDRISKMVKELGHKIKNLDDKSKNIYKLVEVINSIAEETNLLALNAAIEAARAGEAGRGFAVVADEIRKLAEQSGKSVLEITRIVDEVQSDSKEMTNALEEGYTVIEDGSNQIKITEESFEAIHSVILLMVDEIKEVVNSFSIIKDNSVEIENSIEHIASISQENSAAIEETCASIEQQENSMGIVLDKSKDLLYLAEKLNNIIKTFRV
- a CDS encoding YhcH/YjgK/YiaL family protein, producing the protein MIFSNLKTWDNEKSAYSETIRKAVAFLQEKDCSKLEEGKHVIDGDKIFANVMDKVTESKEKRAPEAHIKYIDIQYVESGIEVIGFAKMSDELVVAEDSLEAKDLIKYTNEVPNEVDLKLLPGDFGIFFPDDVHRPLCAFDGPANVRKVVIKVAVDAL
- the pssA gene encoding CDP-diacylglycerol--serine O-phosphatidyltransferase: MQLKKSIPNIITLFNICLGLFAIMTVICEVTNHKYIIASTLICVAAIGDYLDGKLARILSAESDLGKQLDSLSDLISFGVAPIIIAFKLNMYEMRYMAFAILSLFVLAGAYRLARYNISNFDGCFRGLPITVAGVLICIFNIINWYSMEIGSYTIYNNYITSVIIIILSYLMVSKIPFKKI